In one Amaranthus tricolor cultivar Red isolate AtriRed21 chromosome 8, ASM2621246v1, whole genome shotgun sequence genomic region, the following are encoded:
- the LOC130821698 gene encoding F-box/LRR-repeat/kelch-repeat protein At2g27520-like, producing MNNTSLYLPFDIWTHIFAMLPVETLAKCRAVCPSWRAYIESPSFISKHRNLYNKQHSKHSHLILGYSTRLDLHRVTNDQRFTTLAFLPPFSAHVFIPRIYGGCNGLFLHDHQDNICLWNPFLRKSLILPPCPIVTPFQFTHYVNYVIGFSTSCDDYKVLAYRHRTINNGKVYEPAMAVYSLRNHIWTIKINPMNADAWTSLRSPISRHKYVYCGWIIYWFTESDPGIIRSFDFNMEEFNNLAVPEPLKECKMLVLFAIDELLAVMSSSCIWILEKYDGEYTWREWCSESWINSFFDIFKEDYLSTIKVLFVEETNTFLMIGFDGRVDFYQVTSGVLGMLRNGAGYFLAVIDYVETLVLLTGTEGMTFQTFP from the coding sequence TATGGACCCATATTTTTGCTATGCTTCCTGTCGAAACTCTAGCGAAATGCCGGGCTGTGTGCCCATCTTGGCGCGCTTACATCGAATCCCCTTCTTTCATCTCCAAGCATCGCAATCTTTACAATAAACAACATTCCAAACACTCCCATTTAATTTTAGGTTATTCTACACGATTAGACCTACATCGTGTCACCAACGATCAGAGATTTACCACTCTTGCTTTTCTTCCTCCTTTTTCTGCTCATGTTTTCATACCAAGGATTTATGGAGGCTGTAATGGGTTATTTCTACATGATCATCAAGATAATATATGTTTGTGGAATCCCTTTCTCAGAAAATCTTTGATTCTTCCACCTTGTCCAATTGTTACCCCCTTCCAATTTACTCattatgttaattatgtaataGGATTTTCCACCTCTTGTGATGATTATAAGGTGCTTGCCTATCGGCATCGTACCATCAATAATGGTAAAGTGTATGAGCCCGCCATGGCAGTTTATTCACTTAGAAATCACATCTGGACTATCAAAATCAATCCCATGAATGCCGATGCTTGGACTTCATTAAGGAGCCCTATTTCTCGTCACAAATATGTTTATTGTGGATGGATTATTTACTGGTTTACTGAAAGTGATCCCGGAATTATCCGctcttttgattttaatatggAAGAATTTAATAACCTGGCAGTACCTGAGCCGCTAAAAGAATGTAAGATGTTAGTTCTTTTTGCCATCGATGAGTTGTTAGCTGTTATGTCATCGTCGTGCATATGGATTTTGGAAAAGTATGATGGAGAGTACACATGGAGGGAATGGTGTTCGGAATCATggattaattctttttttgatatatttaaagAAGACTATCTATCTACTATCAAGGTTTTGTTTGTTGAGGAGACAAATACATTTCTAATGATTGGGTTTGATGGTAGAGTAGATTTTTATCAAGTTACAAGCGGGGTGTTAGGAATGTTGAGAAATGGAGCTGGTTATTTTCTTGCCGTGATTGATTATGTGGAGACCTTAGTGTTGCTTACAGGAACAGAAGGGATGACATTTCAAACCTTTCCTTGA
- the LOC130821699 gene encoding F-box/kelch-repeat protein At3g23880-like has product MNTSTSVYFPFSDLPFQMKTHILARLPVKTLLKCRAVCPSWRAYIDSPSFISKHRNLYNKEHSKTSHLLIGETSRRFRLQRITNGQKVTTLAVRPPYSADFSLIPWIYGTCNGLFLLRLYGDQKGMYLFYAFLRKSLILPPSPFATPFQSTKYVLGFSPTCNDIRCLSIGLNVMSMSRQ; this is encoded by the coding sequence ATGAATACCAGCACTTCCGTTTATTTCCCTTTCTCTGATCTTCCATTTCAAATGAAAACCCACATTTTGGCCAGGCTTCCTGTTAAAACCCTACTAAAATGTCGGGCTGTGTGCCCATCTTGGCGCGCTTACATCGATTCCCCTTCTTTCATCTCCAAGCATCGAAATCTTTACAATAAAGAACATTCCAAAACTTCCCATTTACTCATTGGAGAAACTTCTAGACGATTCCGCCTACAGCGTATTACTAACGGTCAGAAAGTAACCACTCTTGCTGTTCGTCCTCCATATTCTGCTGATTTTTCTTTAATACCATGGATTTATGGAACATGTAATGGGTTATTTCTACTCAGATTATATGGTGATCAAAAGGGTATGTATTTGTTTTACGCCTTTCTCAGAAAATCTCTGATTCTTCCACCTTCTCCATTTGCTACTCCCTTTCAATCTACTAAGTATGTTTTAGGGTTTTCCCCCACTTGTAATGATATAAGGTGCTTGTCTATCGGCTTAAATGTGATGAGTATGAGCCGGCAATGA